The Streptomyces aurantiacus genome includes a region encoding these proteins:
- a CDS encoding aspartate/glutamate racemase family protein: MRIVVTNCNTTQGMTEEIVRGARAAAGPGTTVLGLTPTWGPESAEGWLDSYLSAAAVLDTLRTYQGPYEAVVMAGFGEHGREGVRELVDVPVVDITEAAAHLACLLGRRYGVVTTLERSAGQIEDSLYTAGVAQNCAVVVGTGLGVLDLGDAERTEAAFVAAAERARDAGAEVLVLGCAGMTGLQRAVGEKLGLPVVDGVGAAVKLAESLVSLGLTTSRAGGYAKPLPKRRTWAPPSE; encoded by the coding sequence GAGATCGTGCGAGGTGCCCGGGCCGCGGCAGGCCCGGGCACCACCGTGCTCGGACTCACCCCCACGTGGGGGCCCGAGTCCGCGGAGGGCTGGCTCGACAGCTATCTGTCGGCAGCCGCCGTCCTCGACACCCTGCGGACGTACCAAGGGCCCTACGAAGCCGTCGTCATGGCCGGATTCGGGGAGCACGGGCGCGAGGGCGTACGGGAACTCGTGGACGTACCCGTCGTCGACATCACCGAGGCGGCGGCCCATCTCGCGTGCCTGCTCGGGCGGCGGTACGGGGTCGTCACCACGTTGGAGCGCTCGGCCGGGCAGATCGAGGACAGCCTGTACACGGCGGGGGTCGCCCAGAACTGTGCGGTCGTCGTGGGCACGGGGCTGGGTGTTCTCGACCTGGGCGATGCCGAGCGCACGGAAGCGGCCTTCGTCGCCGCGGCCGAACGCGCCCGGGACGCCGGCGCCGAGGTCCTGGTGCTCGGATGCGCCGGGATGACCGGTCTGCAGCGGGCCGTGGGGGAGAAGCTGGGGCTGCCGGTCGTCGACGGGGTCGGCGCGGCGGTGAAGCTCGCCGAGTCGCTCGTATCGCTCGGGCTCACGACGAGCCGCGCGGGCGGTTACGCGAAGCCGCTGCCGAAGCGGCGGACCTGGGCGCCGCCGTCGGAGTGA
- a CDS encoding sugar phosphate isomerase/epimerase family protein: protein MKIALDPYMLRALPLEEMVRTVAELGYSHIELSPRDDFMPFFLHPRADDERVAHLKRSLRTHGVQLASVLPLYKWSSPDEAERRTAVRYWKRMIEITAELDCPLMNSEFNGRPERAAESEAAFWRSMEELLPVFEREGIALNLEAHPDDFCEENTPAVDLVRAVNKPWVNYLYCAPHTFHLSGADPTADIAAMMRYAGDKLQHVHIADSFNHKGSSGLRYILNPPGTAARIHQHLDIGQGEVDWDVFFATLRELDFDGVATACVFAWEERARESSAFMLDRITKELSG, encoded by the coding sequence GTGAAGATCGCCCTCGACCCCTACATGCTCCGGGCCCTTCCCCTGGAAGAGATGGTCCGCACGGTCGCCGAACTCGGCTACAGCCACATCGAGTTGTCGCCGCGCGACGACTTCATGCCGTTCTTCCTGCACCCCCGGGCGGACGACGAGCGCGTCGCGCACCTCAAGCGGTCCCTCCGCACGCACGGGGTGCAGCTTGCCTCCGTGCTGCCGCTGTACAAGTGGTCGTCGCCCGACGAGGCCGAACGGCGGACCGCCGTGCGGTACTGGAAGCGGATGATCGAGATCACCGCCGAACTCGACTGCCCCCTGATGAACTCGGAGTTCAACGGCCGCCCCGAACGGGCCGCCGAGAGCGAGGCCGCGTTCTGGCGCTCGATGGAGGAACTGCTGCCGGTGTTCGAGCGCGAGGGCATCGCGCTCAACCTGGAGGCCCACCCGGACGACTTCTGCGAGGAGAACACCCCGGCCGTGGACCTGGTCCGCGCCGTCAACAAGCCCTGGGTGAACTACCTCTACTGCGCCCCGCACACCTTCCACCTCTCCGGCGCCGACCCGACGGCGGACATCGCGGCGATGATGCGCTACGCCGGCGACAAGCTCCAGCACGTGCACATCGCCGACTCCTTCAACCACAAGGGCTCCTCCGGGCTGCGCTACATCCTCAACCCGCCCGGCACCGCCGCCCGCATCCACCAGCACCTGGACATCGGGCAGGGCGAGGTCGACTGGGACGTCTTCTTCGCCACTCTGCGCGAGCTGGACTTCGACGGCGTCGCCACAGCCTGCGTCTTCGCCTGGGAGGAACGGGCACGCGAGTCCTCGGCCTTCATGCTCGACCGCATCACCAAGGAGCTCTCCGGCTGA
- a CDS encoding glycoside hydrolase family 6 protein has translation MAASVGARVRVFAVTLVAMGAAASAVLWGGGAPGADASASVRGWGVDLGVGSGAVARVAAQAGPPFWPAAGPAVGSGARSDGGPGVGPAGRGEPRVAGTGKGEGSGAGADALNGTGGEARRTVRSSADSGSEQAAPEVSFWVDPESRAAGQAAEWRRTGREADALLMERIATRPQADWLNGPEPRAVVEARTTAAAREGRTAVLVAYYIPHRDCGSYSGGGAWSASGYREWVDEFAAGIGDRSAYVIVEPDAVAQTVAGCGRVVPEERYALLAYAVDRFKRQPNTRVYLDAGNATWHPDTSRLVEPLKESGIAHADGFALNVSNFQTDAVSSAYGDLLSAALGGKHFVIDSSRNGNGPHDGTEAWCNPPGRALGTAPAAATGAPLIDAYLWIKRPGESDGTCRGGPAAGQWWPSYALELARNALG, from the coding sequence GTGGCCGCATCTGTCGGTGCCCGTGTCCGGGTGTTCGCCGTCACGCTCGTCGCCATGGGGGCGGCCGCTTCGGCGGTGCTGTGGGGCGGTGGGGCTCCGGGAGCGGACGCCTCCGCGAGTGTGCGTGGCTGGGGTGTCGACCTGGGCGTCGGCTCCGGTGCCGTCGCCCGCGTCGCCGCCCAGGCCGGGCCGCCCTTCTGGCCGGCCGCGGGACCCGCGGTCGGATCGGGCGCCCGCTCGGACGGCGGTCCGGGCGTCGGCCCGGCCGGTCGCGGGGAGCCCCGAGTGGCCGGGACCGGGAAGGGAGAGGGGAGCGGGGCCGGGGCCGACGCCCTGAACGGAACCGGGGGCGAAGCCCGGCGCACGGTCCGGAGCAGCGCCGACAGTGGCTCGGAGCAGGCGGCCCCGGAGGTTTCCTTCTGGGTCGACCCCGAGTCACGTGCCGCCGGACAGGCCGCCGAATGGCGTCGTACGGGACGAGAGGCCGACGCTCTGCTGATGGAGCGGATCGCCACCCGTCCCCAGGCCGATTGGCTGAACGGGCCCGAGCCGCGCGCGGTCGTGGAGGCCCGGACCACCGCCGCCGCACGGGAAGGGCGTACGGCCGTACTCGTCGCCTACTACATCCCGCACCGCGACTGCGGCTCCTACTCGGGCGGCGGAGCCTGGAGTGCGTCGGGATACCGGGAGTGGGTCGACGAGTTCGCGGCGGGGATCGGCGACCGGAGCGCGTACGTGATCGTCGAACCGGACGCCGTGGCGCAGACGGTGGCGGGCTGTGGACGTGTGGTGCCGGAGGAGAGGTACGCGCTGCTGGCGTACGCGGTGGACCGGTTCAAGCGACAGCCCAACACCCGCGTCTACCTCGACGCGGGCAACGCGACCTGGCACCCGGACACGTCACGGCTGGTCGAGCCGCTGAAGGAGTCGGGTATCGCGCATGCTGACGGCTTCGCCTTGAACGTCTCCAACTTCCAGACGGACGCTGTCAGTTCGGCGTACGGCGACCTGCTGTCCGCGGCGCTCGGCGGCAAGCACTTCGTGATCGACAGCAGCCGTAACGGCAACGGCCCGCACGACGGCACGGAGGCCTGGTGCAACCCGCCGGGCCGGGCCCTGGGCACGGCGCCGGCCGCCGCCACGGGTGCGCCCCTGATCGACGCCTACCTGTGGATCAAGCGCCCGGGCGAGTCGGACGGCACCTGCCGGGGCGGACCGGCCGCCGGGCAGTGGTGGCCGTCGTACGCGTTGGAGCTGGCCCGCAACGCCCTCGGATGA
- a CDS encoding Gfo/Idh/MocA family oxidoreductase: MTVRVGVIGAGMIGQDHIRRLTDVVTAARVTAVTDIDAARAEEVAARVGAVALSTGADLVGSPEVDAVLVTSWGPTHAEHVLAAIGAGKPVFCEKPLATTADDCLRIVEAERAHGRRLVQVGFMRRFDTGYRRMREVIAAGTIGAPLIVHCAHRNPTVPDAYRSAMAAQDTAVHEIDVLRWLLDDEIVSAQVLTPRATSKRFEHLKDPQIMLFETAGGVRIDLEVFVNCQYGYDIQCETVGEDGLVRLPDPAAVEIRTAGLHSTPVLQDWKGRFADAFDTEFREWIAAVEAGAAPTGPSAWDGYAATVITDAAVRSLESDGTVVTVDMKPRPALYATGGTA; encoded by the coding sequence GACGGACATCGACGCGGCCCGTGCGGAGGAGGTCGCCGCGCGCGTCGGCGCCGTCGCGCTGTCGACCGGCGCCGACCTGGTCGGATCTCCCGAGGTGGACGCCGTGCTCGTCACCTCCTGGGGCCCCACCCACGCGGAGCACGTACTGGCCGCGATCGGCGCCGGGAAGCCGGTGTTCTGCGAGAAGCCCCTCGCCACGACCGCCGACGACTGCCTGCGGATCGTGGAGGCCGAGCGCGCACACGGCCGCCGACTGGTCCAGGTCGGCTTCATGCGCCGCTTCGACACCGGCTACCGGCGGATGAGGGAGGTCATCGCGGCCGGAACCATCGGCGCCCCGCTGATCGTGCACTGCGCGCACCGCAACCCGACCGTGCCGGACGCCTACCGCTCGGCGATGGCCGCTCAGGACACCGCCGTCCACGAGATCGACGTGCTGCGCTGGCTGCTCGACGACGAGATCGTCTCCGCGCAGGTTCTCACCCCACGCGCCACGAGCAAGCGGTTCGAGCACCTCAAGGACCCGCAGATCATGCTCTTCGAGACCGCCGGCGGCGTCCGCATCGACCTTGAGGTCTTCGTCAACTGCCAGTACGGCTACGACATCCAGTGCGAGACCGTCGGCGAGGACGGCCTGGTCCGGCTGCCCGACCCGGCCGCCGTGGAAATCCGTACCGCCGGACTGCACAGCACCCCCGTGCTCCAGGACTGGAAGGGCCGCTTCGCCGACGCGTTCGACACCGAGTTCCGCGAGTGGATCGCAGCCGTCGAAGCCGGCGCGGCGCCCACCGGCCCGAGTGCCTGGGACGGCTACGCCGCCACCGTCATCACGGACGCCGCCGTCCGCTCACTGGAATCCGACGGCACCGTCGTCACCGTGGACATGAAGCCCCGCCCGGCCCTCTACGCAACCGGAGGCACCGCGTGA